The sequence TATGTTCTTATTAGAAGAACAAATTTTCAATATTAATTTACCTAAAAGTAAAATGAGAAAATTAAAGAATCTATCTGAGTATGTAAATGGGTCTGTAGAGTATATGCAACTTTCTAACTTAATAAATAGAAGTAAGCAATTCCAAAAAGAAGAAATGTATCTAGGCAAAGTAGATAAATCAGAAAAGACGGCTATATGCCTTCACTTCACAGCTGGACATTTTAACGGAGCTGATTCAACCACATGTGATACAAGCCCAAATAGAGCCATAGATGATCATAATGCCGTTAACTATTGGATTTATAGAGATGGAACAATTGTTGAATATATGGAACCTGAATACTGGGCACATCATTCTAGTGAATGTAGACATAATCCTAATATAGAATAACCAATAAAATCATAATTAAAATGTCTAGCTATAACGAATCGGAGTGAAGGAAATATGAATCCAAGAAAATTACTACTACCATTATTATTAGCCCTACTGAGTATCATACTCTTAGGATGTCCTCAGAAAGCTGAGGAAGATCAGACAAAAGAAGAATCCTCTCCCAGTGTTGAAGATATCGTACAAACAGAAGAACCTGTAAATCCTGGAGATATCGTTATAGAAAAAGCTCCTGTTAATACAGACACAGCTAATAGCCGTGATCCCTATTGGTCCACTCTTGGATATGAAACATGGCAGGGCATTACTGATGTTACAGAATTACCTGAATCTTTGATGTTGGATATGCTTAATGTGAATAGGATGTTATGGCAATCTGAATCTTACTTAACTTTGGAAGAGATAATTAGTAAATATAATCTGGATTTAGGTGAGCTTGATGCGGAGAATCTCAACAGTGCTGGTTATGATTTATATGTG is a genomic window of Spirochaeta cellobiosiphila DSM 17781 containing:
- a CDS encoding N-acetylmuramoyl-L-alanine amidase, with the translated sequence MRKLKNLSEYVNGSVEYMQLSNLINRSKQFQKEEMYLGKVDKSEKTAICLHFTAGHFNGADSTTCDTSPNRAIDDHNAVNYWIYRDGTIVEYMEPEYWAHHSSECRHNPNIE